One genomic region from Clarias gariepinus isolate MV-2021 ecotype Netherlands chromosome 22, CGAR_prim_01v2, whole genome shotgun sequence encodes:
- the slc25a33 gene encoding solute carrier family 25 member 33, translating to MAQKDTLLHLFAGGCGGTVGAIVTCPLEVIKTRLQSSGITLRPVFHVQLGTVSGTGVIRPGPVTPSVLQVLRSILEKEGPSSLFRGLGPNLVGVAPSRAIYFAAYSKSKETFNGIFVPNSGAVHMSSAGIAAFVTNSLMNPVWMVKTRMQLEKKARGEKKMNALQCARYVYRTEGIRGFYRGLTASYAGISETMICFLIYETLKKHMAESRLVSTNSNGEKRASDFLSLMLAAAFAKGCASCIAYPHEVIRTRLREEGSKYKYFFQTGRLVAMEEGYAAFYRGLIPQLIRQIPNTAIVLSTYELIVYLLGQPSK from the exons ATGGCGCAGAAAGACACGTTATTACATCTCTTTGCCGGGGG ATGTGGTGGTACAGTGGGTGCCATTGTGACCTGCCCACTAGAGGTAATAAAGACGAGACTACAATCATCAGGTATCACACTCAGACCGGTGTTTCATGTGCAACTTGGTACTGTCAGCGGGACTGGCGTTATTAGACCGGGACCAGTAACGCCTAGCGTCTTGCAGGTCCTACG GTCAATTTtggaaaaagaagggccaagtTCACTGTTCCGAGGACTGGGTCCAAATCTGGTTGGCGTTGctccatcaag ggcAATATATTTTGCAGCCTACTCGAAGTCAAAAGAGACCTTCAATGGCATATTTGTGCCAAACAGTGGAGCAGTGCACATGTCTTCAGCTGGGATTGCAG CATTTGTAACAAATTCCTTGATGAACCCTGTCTGGATGGTCAAAACCAGGATGCAGCTTGAAAAGAA GGCACGAGGAGAGAAGAAGATGAACGCATTACAGTGCGCACGCTACGTATACAGGACGGAAGGTATACGAGGCTTTTACCGGGGCCTCACTGCGTCGTATGCTGGAATCTCAGAGACCATGATTTGCTTCCTTATCTACGAGACACTGAAGAAACACATGGCAGAAAGTCGACTCGTGTCAACCAACAGCAATGGAGAAAAAAGAGCCTCTGACTTCCTGAGCCTTATGCTAGCAGCTGCTTTTGCTAAAGGCTGTGCCTCCTGCATAGCATATCCACATG AGGTTATTCGGACGAGGTTGAGAGAAGAAGGCAGCAAATATAAATACTTTTTCCAAACGGGTCGCCTGGTGGCAATGGAGGAAGGCTATGCTGCTTTTTACAGAGGACTCATTCCACAGCTTATTAGGCAAATTCCAAACACAGCTATAGTGCTTTCCACCTATGAGCTCATCGTCTACCTGTTGGGGCAGCCCTCCAAATGA